ACCGCCAGAAGGCGGTTCGGGTGCGACATCGTTTTCAGGAGGGCAGCGACGTCGCTGGCGCGTTCCCTGAGCTCGGGCAATTGATCGGGTTTAGGCATGGGCAAAAGGCTCCTTCTTCATCCTGGCATTGATTTCGGGCTTGCCGTTCTCTCTTCATATGACATATATCAGTTTTGTTAAATGTAAAGTGTCATGCGACCACTTGACGCAACAGGAGAAGGAAAATGACCGAATTTACGCCGGTTTCAGCCCTGATCGGCGGCGCGCTCATCGGGCTGTCGGTCGTCTTTTTCATGGCGACGATGGGCCGAATCGCCGGGATCAGCGGTATTGTCAGCGGCCTGATGGCGCCGAAAGGCAGCGATTTCGGCTGGAAACTCGCATTCGTCGCCGGGTTGATGGCGGCGCCTTTTGTTTACGCGATGGTGCGGCCTGAAGACGTTTCGGTCGCTTTCCCGCACAGCATCGGGTTCATCGTGGCGGGCGGCCTGCTGGTGGGTATCGGGTCGCGGCTTGGTAGCGGCTGCACCAGCGGCCACGGCATCTGCGGCATGGCGCGCCTGTCGCCGCGGTCGATCGTTGCCACGCTGACCTTCATGGCGACCGGCATCATCACCGTATTCGTCATCCGGATGATCGGGGGTGCAGCATGAAGATCGCGGCTTCTTTCATCAGCGGTGGCCTTTTCGGGCTCGGGCTTGTCATCTCCGGCATGTCGAACCCGGCCAAGGTGATCGGCTTTCTGGATATCGCCGGCAACTGGGACCCGAGCCTCGCTTTCGTGATGGCGGGTGGCCTTATTGTCACCGCCATCGGCTACCGGCTGGTTTTCCGGCGCACGGCGCCCGTGTGTGACAGCCAGTTTCATGTGCCGACAAACCGGGTGATCGATGCCCGGCTCATCGGCGGCGCTGCCATTTTCGGGATCGGCTGGGGGCTTGGCGGCTTCTGCCCCGGCCCCGGCATCGTCGCGACCGCACTAGGCCACATTGAGGCCATTGCCTTTGTGGCGGCGATGCTTGCCGGCATGTGGCTGAAGGACAGGCTTTTCGGCACTGCCTGAAACGTGATGGCAGGGGCGGGGCGCGTGCGATTGACAGGCCCCCGCCCCCCATGACAAGTTGCCCCGAAATTACCCACAAGAAGAAACGGGGACAGTCATGGCGGAAGCCATCAATATCGATCTCACCGCCTCGAAGGCGGACCGCTACCGCCAGACGCTTGAAAGCCTTGAGGCCGTGCTGGAAAGCGAGGGCAACCTGACCGCCCGCATGGCCACGGTTTCCTGCCTCCTTTCGGGCGCATTCCCTGAAACCTATTTCTGGACCGGCTTCTATATCGTCGATCCCGAAAAGCCGGCTGAACTGGTCGTCGGGCCTTATCAGGGCACGCTCGGTTGCCTGCGCATCCCGTTCGGCCGCGGGGTTTGCGGTACGGCGGCGGCTGAAGGCAAAACCCAGATCGTGGAAGACGTGCATGCTATCGCAAACCACATTGCCTGCGACAGCCGCAGCCAGTCGGAGATCGTGGTGCCGGTGACCGACGCCGAGGGACGGCTGATTGCCGTTTTCGACGTTGATTCGACTGAGCTTGCATCTTTTGATTCCATCGACCAGCTTTGGCTTGAGCTGATCATGAGCCGCATCTTTGGCCCGGGGAGGACTTCGTGAAGTTTCTGCATACGATGGTGCGCGTCACCGACCTTGACGCCTCGCTTGATTTTTATGTGAACCAATTGGGGCTTGTTGAAGTATCGCGCAAGGAAGTGCCAGCTGGCCGCTTCACGCTCGTTTATCTGGCGGCCCCCGGCGACAAGGGCGGCGAGATCGAGCTGACCTACAACTGGGACCCGGAAGAATACACGGGCGGGCGCAACTTCGGCCATGTGGCCTTCGCGGTTGATGACATCTACGAAAAGTGCGCGGCGCTCGCGAAGGGCGGGGTAACGATCAACCGTCCGCCGCGTGACGGCTATATGGCCTTTGTGCGCAGCCCCGACGGCATCTCCGTGGAACTGCTGCAAAAAGGCGGGCCGCTGCCGCCACAGGAGCCCTGGGCATCAATGCCGAACACCGGCACATGGTAAAGACGATTGCCATTGGGGATAGTTACGTTAAATTCGACGAATATTAACAATCCCTTCATCATTTTGGCGCTCAATATCAACTCCTGAATGAGTGGGCTTTCCGTGAAACTACATTGGGCTAACCGGATTTCCTTCAAGCTGGCGCGCACGGCGGTGATCATCGCCTTCACGCTGGGCATGGTGCTGTCTGCAGCCCAGGTCTATCTCGACTATCTTGAAGAAGGCGACAACCTCGACAACCGGGTGCTGAAGGCGCTTGAGGTGGTTGACAAGTCTGCGACCCGCGCGGTCTTGATCCTTGATAGCGATCTCGCGCAGGAGGTCGTCCTCGGCCTCATGGAATATGACTATATCACCGAAGCGGCGATCCTTGATGATAACCGCACCGTCCTTGCCGGCCGTCGCCGCGAGGAACGCCAGATGGATGGCGGGGTGCGCTATGCCCGCATGCTTATCAACGACATGGTACCGTTCGACTATCAGCTGACCCTGCCGGTCGCGATGGCGGAACGTCCGGGCAGCTTGCATGTGGTGGTCGATCGCGCGGTCGGCCTGCAGCCTTTCTTCTCGCGTGCCACGACGACCTTCCTTTCAGGCTTCGTCCGTAACTTCGTCCTCGTGGTTCTGCTGTATTACGCATTCCACCAGGGGCTGACGAAGCCGCTGCAGACGGTTGTGCAGAATATTTCA
The Gimibacter soli DNA segment above includes these coding regions:
- a CDS encoding YeeE/YedE family protein, whose product is MTEFTPVSALIGGALIGLSVVFFMATMGRIAGISGIVSGLMAPKGSDFGWKLAFVAGLMAAPFVYAMVRPEDVSVAFPHSIGFIVAGGLLVGIGSRLGSGCTSGHGICGMARLSPRSIVATLTFMATGIITVFVIRMIGGAA
- a CDS encoding YeeE/YedE family protein gives rise to the protein MKIAASFISGGLFGLGLVISGMSNPAKVIGFLDIAGNWDPSLAFVMAGGLIVTAIGYRLVFRRTAPVCDSQFHVPTNRVIDARLIGGAAIFGIGWGLGGFCPGPGIVATALGHIEAIAFVAAMLAGMWLKDRLFGTA
- a CDS encoding GAF domain-containing protein codes for the protein MAEAINIDLTASKADRYRQTLESLEAVLESEGNLTARMATVSCLLSGAFPETYFWTGFYIVDPEKPAELVVGPYQGTLGCLRIPFGRGVCGTAAAEGKTQIVEDVHAIANHIACDSRSQSEIVVPVTDAEGRLIAVFDVDSTELASFDSIDQLWLELIMSRIFGPGRTS
- a CDS encoding VOC family protein; the protein is MKFLHTMVRVTDLDASLDFYVNQLGLVEVSRKEVPAGRFTLVYLAAPGDKGGEIELTYNWDPEEYTGGRNFGHVAFAVDDIYEKCAALAKGGVTINRPPRDGYMAFVRSPDGISVELLQKGGPLPPQEPWASMPNTGTW